A DNA window from Ostrea edulis chromosome 5, xbOstEdul1.1, whole genome shotgun sequence contains the following coding sequences:
- the LOC125650981 gene encoding uncharacterized protein LOC125650981 gives MDREKREKAGRFHVELHRDRSSRTLVSLPESSLIMDEAGPSGQGMSGDIPQTFLDASSLRHLRRSSWNFEEENPVGISNFSSQRPTISYPSTSWTEVLKPSTSGDAFKKCNQHFLQPGVISNIGFDETASKSVDIGIGQGSSATLTRQQSLDETLDSTSRSTLYDPFPGFMNEMRSTRYSDRGPTCFPNESATRYGSGWAIQEHSSSLSAPSSSLPAPSSSLSAHSPSFSACMHPDIQAISSRPNMDCLQREFRPKGQQQPIKDHESELAKTYDQLYTFTKIKTEPQDSTGLNLQEGTHPEPSMNLPERPSRSTFIDDSTCLYDACYKLEGRQSQPSMDLSLRPHRSAFTSDNTYDALYKQANLSEANYGLGRRRRAKTMHRLASSASKEESDEMVTTFSSSANELIG, from the exons at GGACCGTGAGAAGAGAGAGAAGGCGGGGCGGTTCCATGTAGAACTGCACCGAGACCGATCCTCCCGCACATTGGTGTCCCTCCCAGAGTCATCCCTGATTATGGATGAAGCCGGACCTTCCGGTCAGGGTATGTCAGGAGACATACCTCAGACATTCTTAGATGCTTCCAGTTTAAGGCACCTTCGGAGATCATCCTGGAACTTTGAAGAAGAAAATCCAGTGGGCATATCGAATTTTTCTTCACAAAGACCTACCATTTCTTATCCGTCTACTTCATGGACTGAGGTGTTGAAACCGTCTACGTCCGGCGATGCATTTAAAAAGTGTAATCAGCATTTTCTTCAGCCGGGTGTGATCAGCAATATAGGGTTTGACGAAACAGCTTCGAAAAGTGTGGATATCGGGATTGGTCAAGGTTCGTCAGCCACCCTGACTCGCCAGCAGAGTCTGGATGAAACGCTAGACTCGACTTCAAGGTCCACTTTATATGATCCGTTCCCAGGATTCATGAATGAGATGAGGAGCACGCGATACAGTGACAGAGGGCCGACCTGTTTTCCAAATGAAAGTGCTACAAG GTACGGATCCGGATGGGCAATACAAGAGCATTCGTCCAGTCTGTCAGCTCCTTCATCTAGTCTGCCTGCTCCTTCATCCAGTTTATCAGCTCATTCGCCCAGTTTTTCAGCTTGTATGCATCCTGATATACAGGCGATATCGTCCCGCCCTAATATGGACTGTCTACAACGAGAATTCAGACCCAAAGGCCAGCAACAGCCTATTAAAGATCATGAAAGCGAGCTCGCGAAAACATATGATCAGCTGTATACCTTTACAAAGATAAAAACGGAACCTCAGGACTCGACAGGTCTTAACTTACAGGAAGGAACACATCCAGAACCTTCAATGAACTTACCTGAAAGGCCGAGTAGATCAACGTTTATCGACGATAGCACCTGCCTTTATGATGCCTGCTATAAGCTGGAAGGAAGGCAATCGCAACCTTCGATGGACTTATCCTTACGACCGCATAGGTCAGCATTTACCAGTGACAACACCTATGATGCCCTCTACAAACAGGCGAACCTTTCAGAGGCGAACTATGGACTCGGCAGGCGACGCAGAGCTAAAACAATGCATCGTTTGGCGTCATCTGCAAGTAAAGAAGAATCCGATGAAATGGTGACCACGTTTTCGTCTTCGGCCAATGAGCTGATTGGGTAA